The Chloroflexota bacterium nucleotide sequence ATGGCATCATGAAGCGCCGTCTTCGGACGAACGGCGACGTGGACGAGCATCCCTACATCTTTCCCAACATCCTGCGCGTCTTCACCGAGACGCAGATCCGGGTCCCGGTCGACGATACCCACACCCAGATCTTTCGGGTCGGATTTGAGCCAACACCCGATGGAAGCGTTATCGAGGATGAAGATGAGTCGTCGGTGAAGTATGTTGCGCCATATAAGAGCCCACCCGACGGCATTCATCCGGAGGCGAGGTTCGACACGCGTATCGAAGTCCAGGCGCAGGACCACATGGCGTGGGAGACCCAGGGACAGATCGCAGACCGCACGGCGGAACGGCTGGCGACGAGCGATCGCGGGATCGTGATGCTGCGGGAGATGATGTTCGAGAACATCGCGAGAGTACAGCAAGGGCTCGACCCACTGAACGTGATTCGAGACCCGAACCACGCCGTGATCGACACGAACGTGGACAACGAGTTTCGGCGGCCCGAGCGTCGGGCGCGCGCGCTGGCCTAGCTCGTGAGCCACCTGGCTATCTGCTCCCCAACGGCGTGGGTGGCAGAACGGTCATGCTGATCGTAGCGAAGCATCGCCGTCGAGCGAGATCCTTCGCACAGTGCCCCAGCCAGATCGTGCGCGTCCTCACGGGGGCTGTAATGCTCACCCTCGTCGTGGCGTGCACGTCCCAGAGCTCGTCCTCTTATTCGTCACGTCCAAACGCGGAGGGGCAATCGCCCGGAGCGCTAAAGCGAGTCGTCGCCGCCGTGCAAAGCAACCCGCCCACGCTGAATTCACGGGTGGGCTCGACCGTTGGTGGGTCGCAACCGGGCGTCGACGCCATCGAGGAGCTGCTGAACGTGGGGATGTCCACGCCGGACGCCCACGGAGTGCTCCAGGCGCGGCTGGCGGAGGAGGTCCCAACGGTCGAGAACGGCCACTGGATCGTCACGTCCGACGGGCGGATGGAGACGACGTGGACGATCCGGCCAAACGCCCAGTGGCACGACGGCGTACCGGTTACGGCGGACGATATGGTTTTCACCGTCCAGGTCGGACAGGATCGCGAGATACCCGTCTTTCGCGACCCGACGTACGACATCGTGGAGTCCGTCGATGCGCTGGATGCCCGCACGGTACGCGTACGCTGGTCCGGACCGTACATTCGCGCCGACTCGATGTTCTCGCGGGCCATCGCGCTGCCGCTCCCGAAGCACATCCTGGCGGACCCGTATACCTACGACCGGGCCGGGTTTCTCGACCTCTCGTACTGGAGCGGCGAGTTCATCGGTACCGGGGCGTTTCGGGTCAAGGAGTTCGAGCGCGGCGCCTCCCTTACGGTGAGCGCTAACGATGCCTACGTCCTCGGGCGGCCAAAGATCGACGAGATTGAGATTCGATTCATCCCCGATAACGCGGCGGTCGTCGCGAACCTGCTCGCGGATTCCGTCGAAGTGACGCTCGGGCGGAGTCTGTCCCTCGAGCAGGGCGTCAACCTCCGCGATCAATGGCGCGATGGCACCGTCGACATCGCGTCACAAAGCTGGATGGCGCTGTACCCACAGCTTCTTACGCCACATCCCGCGATCATCGGCGAGGCTGCGTTTCGTCGCGCTTTGCTCGATGGGATCGACCGACAGGAGATGGCGGATACGCTCGAATTCGGGATGGTCCCCGTAGCGCACGTGTACGTCAGCCCCCAGGACGCTGAATTCAACGAGATACTGCCCAGCGTCGTGAAGTATGAATACGATCCGCGATCCGCAAAGCAGCGGCTGTCACAGCTGGGGTTCGAGACTGGGGCCGATGGCAGTTATCGGGATGCGGCCGGAACCGCTCTGGGTGTCCAGATCCAGGTCACGTCGAGCCTCGAGGCCCAGGTTAAGTCGGCGTTCTCCGTGGCGGACTACTGGCAGAAGCTGGGGATCGGCGTCGGTGTCGACGTCGTCCCTCCGCAGCGCGCGACGGACGCGGAGTACCGCGCCACATTCTCCGGCTTCGCTCTCGTACGCCAGCCCAACGACGTCGATGCCATCACGCGCGCCCACAGCCGCACGACGCCCCTTCCCGAGAACAACTTCACCGGTCTCAACCGCACGCGATACCGGAATCCCGAGTTCGACGCACAGATCGACAGCTACACCACGACGATTCCGTTCGCGGATCGGATGCGCGTGCTCGGCCAGATCGTTCATTTCATGACCGACCAGGTCCTGTGGATGGGGCTGTTTTATGAGACCGAGCCGACGGCGATTGCCAAGCGGCTCAAGAACGTCACGGCGCGAAGTCAGAAATCCGTCCAGACCTGGAACGCCCACGATTGGGACGTATCGAGCTAATGTGATCTGGAGGGGAACATCATATGGCTGACCGACGATCCATCTTTCTTTCGCGCGAAGGGCCGCGACGCCAGGAGGCCGGTTCGGCTCCTATCCCCGAGGGGTCCCGGATCGGCAACGTCGTAGCGTCATCCCTCCTTCACGGGATCAACTGGGATGTCCGCGACATGAGCCGAACCGATCCGGAGGAGCAGGCCCGCGAGGTGTTCCGCGCGGTCGAGCAGTTCATGGCCAACGCCGGCGGCACCACCGAAAACATCGTCCAGCTCACCGTGTATCTCAAGGACGAGCAGTACCGGAAGGCGATCAACGCCGAGTGGCTGAAGATGTTCCCGAACCCGGAGAGCCGACCCGGGCGGATCGTCGTCTACCGCGATTTTCCCAACAGCAACCTGTTTTTCGAAGTCTCGGTCCTTGCAGTCCTGTAGGACCGGGTCCTGAGACTCGAGCGCTCCCGCGATGCGATTTCATGTCGTGATGCTGCCGAACTACGTGGTTGGTGTCGACCCGCCGTTCGCGAACTACTATCGGGAGCTGCTCGAGCAGATCGCGCTGGCGGAGGATCTTGGCTTCGACTGCTTCTGGTTCACCGAGCACCACTTCATGCAGTACGGAGGTCCCAGCCCGAACCCAGCCGCGCTCATTGCCGCAGCCGCTGCCCGTACGTCTCGGATTCGGCTCGGCTGCTCCGTCTCAGTTCTCCCGCTCCGGCACCCCGTGCACATTGCCGAGGATTACGCGCTCGCCGATGCGCTGTCCGGTGGCCGCCTGGAGTTCGGCATGGGCGTGGGAAACAATCCGCGCGAGTACGACGTGTTCGGCGTGGACATCGCCGAGGCGCGCGACCGGTTTGAGGAGGCGCTGGAGGTGATCCTGGGCGCATGGACGCATGAGCGCTATAGCCATAAGGGCCGGTTCTGGCAATTCGACGATCTCACGATCTTCCCACGCCCGATCCAGGAGCCGCACCCGCCCCTCTGGATCGCCGGCCTCTCGGAGACATCGCTGAGCCGGGCCGGCCAGCGCGGATACAACATCATGACCGTCGCCCATCCGCGCCCACCGGCTGAGGTTCGCCCGGGCGTTGCCGCGTGGCGAAGCAACCTCGCAGACGCTGGCTTCAGCCCGACCGATCGCCACTGCCTCATCCACCTTCGGGCCTACGTCGACGAGGACGCGCGTCGCGCGGGTGAGCTGGGCCAGGCTGCCATTGCGCGGTACAACGCGCTGTCTCGCGTCGGACTCGGCCGTCCAGCCCGACCCGATGAGAGCGACTGGGAGGGCATGCTCGCCGCAGGCCGAAACGTGTATGGCACCCCAAAACAGTGCGTCGAGATCCTGCGACGGACGATGAAAAACTTCGACTTCGACATCTTCGGCATGCAGTTCAGCTTCGGCGGGCTCCCACACGCCGACGTGGTGAAGTCGATGCGTCTTTTTGCCCGTGCAGTCATGCCCGCGTTCGGCTGATGCCTCGGCTCCGCACGCATGGCGACTGCGGAGCACAGCGGTGTCGATACGCGCTCGGCGCGCACCGCGCCGTCGTTGGATGAAGGAGGTTCCGTGGTGCGCTCTTCACCATTCGAGTCGCTGGCCGACTATATCTCGTCGGCCCTGTCGCGACCGCTGCCGCCCGAAGTGCAAGAGAAGACCTCCTTCCACATCCTCGACACGGTCGCTGCGATGGTCACAGGGTCGCGCCTCCGCCCCGGCCGCGCCGCTATCGACTTCATCCGCACCCAGGGCGGTACGCAGGAGGCGACGGTGGTCGGGTCGCCCATCGTCACCACCGCGATCAACGCGGCGCTGGCGAACGGAATGTTGGCGCACTCTGACGAGACCGACGACTCCCATGCTCCATCCTTGACCCACCCGGGCTGCGCCATTGTGCCGGCCGCGCTTGCTGTCGCGGAGCGCCAGCAGTCGACGGGCGAGGCGTTCATCCGCGCCGTCGCGCTGGGATACGACGTGGGCTGCCGTGTCGCACGGGCAATGGGGGGGATCGACGCCCGGGGATGGCACGGGCATGCGACGCACACCATCGGCCCAATGTTCGGCTCGGCCGCGGCGGCGGCCGCCCTGCTCAAGCTCGATTCCGTCGGCGTTCGGTACGCGCTATCGTTCACGGCCCAGCAGGCCTCGGGCATCACCTCCTGGGTGCGAGACCTGGAACACGTGGAGAAGTCCTTCGTCTTCGGTGGGAACGGCGCGCGCAGCGGTGTGACCGCTGCGCTCTTCGTCGCTTCCGGAATGACGGGCGAGGAGAACGCGTTCGACGGGGAGAACGGCTTCCTGGAGGTCTTTTGCCCGAGGGGCGAGCAGTTTCCCGAGCTGGTGTCTACCCTCGGCTCGCACTACGAGATCTCCTTGACGAACATCAAGAAATTTTCGGTTGGATCGCCGATCCAGGCGGCGGCCGAGGCGATGACCGCCCTGGTGACAGAGCACAGCCTGACTGCGTCCGACGTGCGTTCCGTCGACGTTCTGCTGCCTCCCCAGGGGGCGCGCGTTGTCGATGGGCGAACGATGCCCGACGTCAATCTCCAGTACTGCATCGCGTCCATCCTCCTCGACGGAGGGAAGCTCACCTTCGCGGCTACGCACTCCTACGATCGCCTGAACGACCCGGCCATCACTGGACTGATGGAGCGCGTGAGCCTCGCCGGCAACCCGGATTTCGCGGGCATGGAGAGCCAGCGCCCGGCAACGGTTCGCGTCCACACCAACCAGGGCTCGGTCCTCGAACGGCACGTGCCGGCAGTCAAAGGCACGCGGGACAACCCCATGACGCGGGACGAGGTCTTGGCAAAGGCCGTGGATCTGATCGGCAGCGTGTACGGCGAGAAGCGCGCCACGGAAGCCGCGCACGCGATCCTCGATCTGACCGGGCTTCAGTCCATTGCGGCGCTCCGCCCCCTCCTGGCCAATTAGCGACGGCGACCGGGCAACTCGGCGGGCAACTCCCCGCGATCGGGGCGGATGCGGCGCCCTACAGGTAGCCGGCCTCGCGCCAATAGCGTTCGGCCGCCGGGTGGAGCGGGACCTTCAGCGGGGCTGCCTGGGTGTCCCGGCACATCTCGTCGATAGGAAGATCGCGGGGCTCCTGCCAGATGATCGCCGACTTGCGGGCGTCCAACGCCTGGCAGAACCGGTAGATCATGTCGTCGGGCGCGTCGGCGCGCGTGTAGATCGGCCAGCCGCTGAAGTCGAGAGCCGGTACGTCTGAGTCGAGGTTTGGAAACCGCGACCTGGGAATCGGCGAACGATGGAAGCCAACGTCGTCCATAGCTTGAAGCACCGATTCCTCCAGGGGGAGGAGATGCATTCCCAGATCGCCGAGCTGTGGAATGAAGGAGAGCACGGCTTCGTCGAAGATGGCGTCGACCTCGCCGCTCAAGACCTGGCTGGTCCGTTCGCGCTGAAATGACATGTGCGAGCTGGGCACGACGGCCCCGCCCCATGACACGATGTCCGCCACGCTGAAGTCGTAGCAGGCCAGCACCTGGTCGATGTAGAGGTGGGTGGCGTGGTCGGGCTGGCGGCGGAGCGACATCTTCAGTGGATAACGCTGCTCCTTGATGTCGGCCAGCGAGCGGAGGCCCGTGCGGTCCGCGACGGCGAAGGCCAGCCAATCGAGCGACGGAATAACGGCGATGGCGCGCACGGGCATCGGCTTCGACCACGCCGCCTTCCCGCGATACGCGGCGGCCAACGGCCCGGCGGGGTTCATGAGCGCGATGTCCACTTCCCCGCGAACGACCTGGTCTACGACCTGGTAGGAATCGCTGCCGAAGAGCGTCGCCGCCCAGGCCTGCTGTCCCTGGGTCCGCATCTGAACGCGGGATTGATCGAAACGAAAGCCGGGCTGGCGGACCATCTCGGCGGTCGCCTCGAGGATCAAGGACGATCGAGTGACGGCCGGGACGGATGTGGTTGGTCGTTCAGCCACCGGTGGGCGCTCCTTCAATGCAATTGGATCGATGCGTGGGACTCTCGTGCTCGTGGTCGGGAACGGGTTCAGCGGTCAGCGGAGATTCGGCATGACTTCTTTTGCGAACAGTTCTAGGCTGCGCATCGCCTGATCGGGCTCCATCGTCCCGAAGGGGAGGTATGTCAGGAACCGGCCGACGCCCAGCGCCTTCTGCTGCTCTTTGATCAGCCGCGTGACGGTATCCGGGCTTCCGGCCACGAGATATCCGTCCTCGATCACCCGTTCATACCGGGCGTCCTCGCCGATGGGCATCGCCCGGTGCCCTGCGGACTTGTACGCGTAGCTTCGATCGCTGATCCGGAGGCGCTGCCGCTCGCGCGTTTGGGGATCGTGCACCCCTGCGCCGATGTTGCTGTAGAACTGGAAGGCGTGGGCCTCGACCTCTTCGCGCGCCTGGGCGTCGGTGTGGGCCACATACACTTGACGACTCACGCCGGTGTCTTCTGGCCGCGGGGTCCAGCCGCACTGCTCCTGGGCGTATTTTCGGTAGTAGCCGAGAGTCTCAGCGATCTGCTCGGTCGGCGAGAAGCTCGTGAGGAGCCCCGCGTGGTGGCTCGCCGCCCATTCAATGCTCTCCGCGCTGTTGGCTGCCGCTACGATGGGCGGGTGCGGCTGCTGGACCGGCCGAGGAATGATGGACACTTCATCGTAGTCGTAGTGCTCGCTGTGCCACGCAAACGGCTCCGGCTCCGTCCATGCCTTCACGATCAGCTCCCACGACTCCTCCCACATGGACCGCGCCTCGCTGTTGTCCACGAGGTAGGCGTGGGTCTCTCGTGCTGTGCCCCGCAGGAAGCCGCTGACGAGGCGCCCGTGGGAGAGGACGTCGATCATCGCCAGCTCCTCCGCCACGCGGACCGGGTGTCCGTGGATGGGAAGGCAATTGCCCATGAGGACGATCCTGGTGTTGGATGTGTGCGTCGCCACGGCGGCGGCGATCAGGTTGGGCGACGGGGCAGTCCCATTGAAGGCGAAGTGGTGCTCGGCGAGGCACACGCCGTCGTAGCCAAGCTCGTCGGCCCGCTTCAGGAGCGCGAGGTGGCCGTCGTACAGCTTCATGCCCAGCTTCCGGTCGTACATGGACGCAGGGAACGGGTAGGGGATCTCCCATTGGCGGTATGGCCACATCATGATGTCGAATAGCCAGATTTCCATCGCCTCACTCCTCCGCGGAGCTCGCTGTCACGAGCTGAGCTGCATTGCATGCTGGTACGTTCCGATGGCCACCCGATGATACGCTTATTGGCGGCCAGTTGCGTGATTCTCATTGGCTCCATAAACTGGCCATCGATGATCACAGAGCGTCGGACCATCTGGCGTATGAGGAGCGCGAGTCTATGAACGACGGCCTCCGGTGGTTGGACTGCGACATGCACATGGCGGAGCCATGGAACCTGTGGCATCGATACGTCGATCCGCGCTTCCGTGGCGACATCGAGGCGCTCACGGGCGTACCGGAGGGCTACAATCCCCTCACCCATGGTCCGGCCGCCAACATCCGTGAGATTCGGCAAACGCGGGTCCATCTCTTCGACGATTACCTTGGTCCGGACGGCGTCTCCATCGATGCGGCCGGGCAGCTTCGGGCCATGGATCGAGAGGGGATCGACGCGGCGATTCTCTTTCCGACGATAGCGCTCTCGTCTCCACGCACGGCTGATCCTGACGCGGCGATGGCCGTGCGCCGCGCCTTCAACGATTGGCTGCATGAATTCTGCGCCTTCGACCCCTCGCGCCTGAAACTGAACGCGGTCATCGCCACGGGCGACGCGGTCGCCGCAGCGAAGGAGATTCGCCGGGCGCGACAGGAGCTCGGGGCCGTCAGCATCCTGCTGGACCCGCGACCTGACGGCGCGCCGTTCGACGATCCGGTGTACGAGCCGATCTGGGCCGCTGCGGAAGAGGTCGGTTTGGCGGTGGACTTTCACAACGGCATTCCACGCCAGATGGAGGCCCGCTACGGGGATCGGCCCACACATCTGTTCGTCCACGCTTCCGCTCGGCCAGTTGGGCACATGTGCACCTTCATGGAGCTGCTGGTGGGCGGCGTTCTCGAACGCCATCCTCGGCTGCGGGTCGCTTTTCTCGAGTGCGGCGCGTCGTGGGTGCCGTACTGGCTGTTTCGACTCGAGGAGGAGTGCGAAAAGTTCCGGAGCCGCCACCCCGGGATCGATGAGAACGTGCGGCTGCGGCCCGTCGAATATTGGCGCCGGCAGTGCTTCTGCTCGGTCGAGGTGAGCGAGTGGACGCTACCGGGCGTCATCGCCACCATCGGCGACGACAACTTGGTTGTGTCATCGGATTTTCCGCACTTTGACTCGGAGTTCCCGGAGGCAGGTCGTCACTTCGTGAGTCTCGAGGGAGTCAGTCGCGCGGCGAAGCAGAAGATCATGTGGGACAATTGCGCGCGCCTCTACGGGCTCGACTGATCGCCAGCGGCCGCACCCCTCCTCCCTCCCAGGCCGCGGCCGGGGAGGGCACCACCCGAGCCCTCGCTAAGCCAGGGAGGGTGGGCTGGCGCGTCACTCGACGATCGTGGTGGTGGTGCCGGCCCGCGTAAGCGAGATGTGCGACATGGCCGAGTGCTCCGTCGCGCCGTGCCAGTGCTTCTCACCAGCCATCACATGCACGACGTCGCCTGCGTGGATCTCGATCTGTTGTCGCTCGTCGGCCACGTATCCCGCGCCGTAGGTGACGAAAAGGACCTGGTCGCCGGAGTGCACGTGCCACCTGTTTCGCGAGCCGATCTCGAAGTTGATGACGGTGAGAGTGAAGTCCTGGCTGTCGCTCAAGAGCGGCTGGCGCGTGACGTCGCCGACGAAGATCGGCGCGGAGTCCTGCTGCGGTTTCACCTCGGACGGCCGGATACGTCTCACGGTACCTCTCCTTTCGTCCTGACAGCGCACGTTCTCGCGGCGCGCGATGCGCGAGACGCTTTCCGTGTCCGCTCAGGTCGAGGAAAGTGTACCCCGAGGTGGGCGCCACCGAGATCCGTGATCGCTATGCCGCAGGAACCGTCGTTACGCGATCAGTGGATGGCGGCGCGGCGTCCCATTCTCGCAGGATCGCGTCGATCTGCTGGCCTTCCACCGTCTCGTGGGCGATGAGGGCCGCGGCCAGCGCATCCAACACACCACGATGGGATTCGAGCGTGTGACGGGCGTTCGCGTACGCCTCGTCGATGATGGCGCGCACCGAGCGGTCGAGGGCCTCGGCCGTCGCCTCCGCATATTCGCGAGGTTGGCCGATCTCGCGTCCGAGAAACGGGTGCGTCTCGCCGAGACCGTAGGAGACTGGGCCCACTTCGCGGCTCATGCCCCACACGCCGACCATGCGCCGCGCGAGGGCGGTCGCCTGCTTCAAGTCGTTCTCCGCGCCGGTGGTCGGCTGGTTGAAGACGAATTCCTCGGCAGCGCGGCCGCCCAACATGACCGCGATCCGCCCCAGGAGATATTCCCGCGGATAATTGTGTCGCTCCTCCTCCGGGAGTTGCTCGGTAGCGCCCAGCGCCCGGCCGTGGGGAATGATCGTGACCTTGTTGACGGGGTCAGCGCCAGGCGTCAGCTTGGCGACCAGGGCGTGGCCGCTCTCGTGATACGCGACCAGCCGCCGCTCATCCTCACTCAGCGGGATCGCCTGTCGCGTCCCGAGCACGATCTTGTCCATGGCCTCGTCGAAGTCGCGCATCCCAACCTCGCGCGCGTTCCGCCGCGCCGCCTGGAGCGCGGCCTCGTTGGCGAGGTTCGCCAGGTCGGCGCCGGAGAATCCCGGCGTGCGGCGCGCAAGGTTCGCCAAAGCAACGTCCGGCGCGAGGGGCAGGTGGCGGGTATGAATGCCGAGAATCGCCTCGCGCCCGGCGCGATCCGGCAGTCCGAGCGTCACCTGGCGATCGAATCGCCCGGGACGTAGCAGGGCCGGGTCGAGCACGTCCGGCCGGTTGGTCGCGGCAAGCACGATCACGTGCGTCTGGTCGTCGAATCCGTCCATCTCGACGAGAAGCTGGTTCAGCGTCTGCTCGCGCTCATCGTTGCCGCCGCCGAGACCAGCGCCGCGCTGGCGGCCCACGGCGTCGATCTCGTCGACGAAGACGATCGATGGGGCCTCCCGCTTGGCTCGCGTGAATAGGTCGCGCACCCGACTTGCGCCCACGCCCACGAACATCTCGACGAACTCCGAGGCCGAGATGCTGAAAAAGGGCACCGCCGCCTCGCCCGCGATGGCGCGTGCCAGGAGCGTCTTGCCGGTTCCCGGAGGGCCGACCAAGAGGACTCCGCGAGGCAGGCGAGCGCCCAACGCCTGGTACCGCTGGGGTTCCTTCAAAAAGCTGACGATCTCCTGCAGCTCCGCCTTGGCTTCTTCGGCTCCGGCCACGTCGGCGAACGTAACCTTGGGGCGCTCGCTACTGTACTTGCGGGCTCGGCTGGCGCCGAACCCGAAGAGCGATTGCTGACCACGTTGGGCCTGCCGCCCCATCATGAACAGCAGCCCGACAAAGAGGAGCATGGGCAGGAAGTTCACCGCCAGCTCCAGCAACCACGAGCCGCCGCTGGTGTCCTTCGCGGACACCGATACGCCCTGCTGGTCGAGGAGCGGAAGCAGACGCTGGTCCTCGATGGGTGGCAACACCGTTGTGAATCGCGCGTATGTCTGCTGGCTAGCTGCCGTGGGTTGGGCAGTCGCCTGGCTCTGCGGAGCGGGCTGCTGGGGCGGCCACGCGATGGGTTGCTTGAACATGCCATCAACGTTCTGGCCGGAAATAGTGACCGACGCCACTTGACCCGCTCGAACCTGGCCGATGAACTCGGTATAGGTCAGCGCGACCTGGGGCGCCGACTTAGGGACGAAGAACTCGTATCCGTTCCACAGCAAGGTGACGAGGAGGAGGATCCACCAGAGCCAAAGGGGGAGGAAAGGACGCGGGGGCCGTGGCTGCTTCGAGCGCTCATTGGTCGACGGGCCGTTCTTTTTGTTGCTCGCGGGCGGGCTTGCGTCCATCCTTGACTACCTCGCAGGCGGTACGCGGGCGCAACCACGCTCGCGCCGCCGTTCCTGCCTCGATACTAATCGATGGGGTGCCGAGACGTCTCATCGTGATCGCCGCTCGCGTGGTATGCTGGCGGTCGCGAGATACGCCAGCCCCCCGAGATCGGCAACTTCCGCCAAATAGGTATCCCGCGAGGGAGCCCGAGATGAGCCGCACCCACGATCACCCCCACGATTCGTTCTCCCACGCGCATGACGACGGCGACGGCAGCCCGCGCGCAACGCACGGGCCGTCGGTCCACAGCCACGCGCATGAGTCGGCGGCACACATCCATGCCCACGGCCATGCGCACGACCACTGGCACGACGAGGACGAATTCCACGACCACCACGGCGAAGACCTCTCGCCGGAAGAGCAGCAGGAGCTTGCCGAGCGGCTTTGGCGACTCGAAAACGTCGAGCTTCGAACTGTGGGCGTCGACATCGGATCGTCGACGTCCCACCTGATGTTTGCCGAGGTTCACCTGCGCCGGCTCTCCGATGCCCTCTCGAGCCGATTCGTCGTCGTGCGCCGCGAGGTGCTCTGGCGGTCCGCGATCGAGATCACGCCGTACCGGGCGGACGACACGATCGACACGGATGCGCTCGAGGCGTTCATCGAGCGCGCATACCGCGACGCGGGGATCCGGCGAGACGCGATCGACAGCGGCGCCGTTATCCTGACGGGCGAGGCGCTCAAGCGGAAGAACGCCGAGGCGATCGCTCACCTGTTCGCCGCCGAGTCCGGAAAATTCGTGTGTGCGCTCGCCGGGCACCACATGGAGGCATCGCTCGCGGCGCATGGGTCGGGCGCGGTAGCGATCTCGCGGCGCAACCGTTCGACGGTTCTGAACGTTGACATTGGCGGCGGCACGTCCAAATTCGCGCTGATCAGGGACGGCGAGATCGTCTCCACGGCGGCTATCGCCATCGGCGGGCGCCTCGTCGCGCTCGATGACGCTGGCCGTGTGACGCGGCTCGAAGAGCCAGGGCGATTCGCGGCGGAGGCCGCGGGACTACAGATCGCGCTCGGCGAGCCAGTCTCGCCTGACGCCAGGATGCGCCTCGTCCGGTACTGGGTCGACGCGCTGGTGCGGATCGTCAACGGCGAGGAGATCGCCGACGAGACGGCGCGACTGTTCGTTACAGACCCTATCGTCCTTCGGGAGCCCATTGATTCAATCTCGTTCTCCGGCGGCGTATCAGAGTACGTCTACGGGCGCGAGCGCGCCGCGTACCAGGACCTGGGTGCCGCGCTGGGCCATGAGCTTGCGGCCGCTCTGGGGGTCGGTCGGATCCCACACCGGCTGGCAGATCCGGGCGAGGGAATTCGCGCAACGGTGATTGGAGCGTCCCAGTTCACCGTGCAGCTCAGCGGGAGCACGATTTCGGTGTCCAACCGGTCCGTGCTCCCGCTGCGCAACCTCCCGGTCGTGTATCCGCGAATCGATCTGTCCCAAGAGATCACCCCCGAGCATGTCTCTCGCGCCATCGACGCCGCCCTCCGGCGCATGGACGTCGCCGATGCCGCGGTTGCGCTCGGGCTCCGCTGGCCCGGTGACCCGCTGTACCGTCGCCTTCGCGTTCTGGCGCAGGGAATCGCAGGCGCGATGGCTCCGTTCCTCGAACAGCGATTGCCCCTGGTCCTCTTGTTCGATCGCGACGTTGGTCGGACCCTGGGGGAGATCCTGCGGCGCGATCTTGACGTCGCCTGCGACGTGATCTCGATTGACGGAATGGACTTGAAGGAGTTCGACTTCGTGGACATCGGAGAGGTCGTGGAGGCGAGCAACGTAGTCCCCGTGGTGATCAAGTCGCTGCTGTTTGCTGGACGCGAAAGTATCCCGTCACGTTGAATAGCCAAGACGCACTCGCGGCGTTAGGAGGAGACATGGCTTCCGGACCGATCGAGCCTTTCTACGAGTGGCAGCTTGGGGAAGAGATTCCCATCATCACCGGCCTCATCATCGACGATCTCAACGAGGTCGAGCTGGCGCCGTGGGATCGTATGGGCGGCAAAGGGGCATTCCTGAATCTCGGCACGCGGCCAAGCTCGCAGACCAGCGCCTACCTATGTGAGATCGAGCCGGGGGGATCCCTGAAACCCCAGTCACACCTGTTCGACGAGTACGTCTACGTGGTCAGTGGGCGCGGTGCGACGACGGTTTGGGTCGAGGATCGACCAAAGCAGCTCATCGAATGGCAGGAAGGGAGCTTCCTGGCCATCCCCTTGAACGCTCGGCACCAGCACTTCAACACGAGCGATGCTCCCGCGCGCTTTCTCGCGTACCATGATGCGCCCACGGTGATGAACCGGTTCCGAAATGAGCGGTTCGTCTTCGACAACCCCTTCGTGTTCGACGATCGCTTTTCGGGCGAGGCCGGCTATTTCAGTGGGGAGGGAACGCTGGAGAGCGTGCCCGGCAAGTCATTTCGGGTGTGGAAGACCAATTTCGTGCCGGATGCGCGAGGAATCAAGCTATACGAGTGGAAGGAGCGCGGCGCAGGCGGGCTGAACATCATGCTGGAGATGGCCGAGTCCCGCATCCACACGCACATCTCGCAATTTCCTGTCGGCACCTACAAGAAAG carries:
- a CDS encoding LLM class flavin-dependent oxidoreductase; protein product: MEIWLFDIMMWPYRQWEIPYPFPASMYDRKLGMKLYDGHLALLKRADELGYDGVCLAEHHFAFNGTAPSPNLIAAAVATHTSNTRIVLMGNCLPIHGHPVRVAEELAMIDVLSHGRLVSGFLRGTARETHAYLVDNSEARSMWEESWELIVKAWTEPEPFAWHSEHYDYDEVSIIPRPVQQPHPPIVAAANSAESIEWAASHHAGLLTSFSPTEQIAETLGYYRKYAQEQCGWTPRPEDTGVSRQVYVAHTDAQAREEVEAHAFQFYSNIGAGVHDPQTRERQRLRISDRSYAYKSAGHRAMPIGEDARYERVIEDGYLVAGSPDTVTRLIKEQQKALGVGRFLTYLPFGTMEPDQAMRSLELFAKEVMPNLR
- a CDS encoding amidohydrolase family protein, whose amino-acid sequence is MNDGLRWLDCDMHMAEPWNLWHRYVDPRFRGDIEALTGVPEGYNPLTHGPAANIREIRQTRVHLFDDYLGPDGVSIDAAGQLRAMDREGIDAAILFPTIALSSPRTADPDAAMAVRRAFNDWLHEFCAFDPSRLKLNAVIATGDAVAAAKEIRRARQELGAVSILLDPRPDGAPFDDPVYEPIWAAAEEVGLAVDFHNGIPRQMEARYGDRPTHLFVHASARPVGHMCTFMELLVGGVLERHPRLRVAFLECGASWVPYWLFRLEEECEKFRSRHPGIDENVRLRPVEYWRRQCFCSVEVSEWTLPGVIATIGDDNLVVSSDFPHFDSEFPEAGRHFVSLEGVSRAAKQKIMWDNCARLYGLD
- a CDS encoding cupin domain-containing protein, whose translation is MRRIRPSEVKPQQDSAPIFVGDVTRQPLLSDSQDFTLTVINFEIGSRNRWHVHSGDQVLFVTYGAGYVADERQQIEIHAGDVVHVMAGEKHWHGATEHSAMSHISLTRAGTTTTIVE
- the ftsH gene encoding ATP-dependent zinc metalloprotease FtsH codes for the protein MDASPPASNKKNGPSTNERSKQPRPPRPFLPLWLWWILLLVTLLWNGYEFFVPKSAPQVALTYTEFIGQVRAGQVASVTISGQNVDGMFKQPIAWPPQQPAPQSQATAQPTAASQQTYARFTTVLPPIEDQRLLPLLDQQGVSVSAKDTSGGSWLLELAVNFLPMLLFVGLLFMMGRQAQRGQQSLFGFGASRARKYSSERPKVTFADVAGAEEAKAELQEIVSFLKEPQRYQALGARLPRGVLLVGPPGTGKTLLARAIAGEAAVPFFSISASEFVEMFVGVGASRVRDLFTRAKREAPSIVFVDEIDAVGRQRGAGLGGGNDEREQTLNQLLVEMDGFDDQTHVIVLAATNRPDVLDPALLRPGRFDRQVTLGLPDRAGREAILGIHTRHLPLAPDVALANLARRTPGFSGADLANLANEAALQAARRNAREVGMRDFDEAMDKIVLGTRQAIPLSEDERRLVAYHESGHALVAKLTPGADPVNKVTIIPHGRALGATEQLPEEERHNYPREYLLGRIAVMLGGRAAEEFVFNQPTTGAENDLKQATALARRMVGVWGMSREVGPVSYGLGETHPFLGREIGQPREYAEATAEALDRSVRAIIDEAYANARHTLESHRGVLDALAAALIAHETVEGQQIDAILREWDAAPPSTDRVTTVPAA